Part of the Salinigranum rubrum genome is shown below.
CCGACCCATCCCGGGAACGGTCCCGCCGCGACGACCCACTCCGGCGCCAGTCTCACGCCGGGGAGGGTTCCGAGGGGGAGACCGACGTCACCCCACGGCACGCGTGCGAGGAGTGCGCTCACGGCGAGGACGGCGAGCCCCAGTCCGCGCGTCGAGGTCACTACTCGGCCGGAACCGTGCTCCATCGACTAACGCGATTCGGCGGGGATCTATCAAACTTGTTTACTATATAGCGGAAAGTCACCGATATCGATATGAGTATGCTACCGTTTCTCATCCCCCACGGTATCGCCTCGCGGCGACGAGCAGGAGGTAGCCGACGAGGCCGAGTCCGAACAGCGCGGCGGGGATGAGGAACGGCCCGAACGTCGAGACGAGCGTGTCGACGACCATACCCGTGGTGTGCGGGCGCGGCTAACAGGTCTTCCGTCTCGTCGCTGGCGCGCGTCCCCGCCCGTCGCAGACTCACACGCCGCGGTCGGCCCGTACCAGTCGGTTCGGCCACACCAATGCACACCACGCGACGACTGGCACTCAGAAGTCCAGTGCGACGACGGTCCCGTCGGCGTAGACGACGACGGCGTCGTCGTCGCCGTCGCCGTCCACGTCGCCGAGGGTCGCCCGTCCGAAGAGGCGGTCGAAGCCGGAGTCGCTCGCCTCGGTGCTCACCGAGCGCTCGTACCGCGCCACCACGCTGCCGTCCGACGGATCGAGTTTCGAGACGCTGCCGTCGTGGGCGGGGACGACGAGGTCGGCCGACCCGTCGCCGTCGGTGTCGCCGAGCGACGGCGGCGGCATCATCTGCACCGCCCCGTCCGTGACGCGCGTCGACCACTCCTCCTCGCCGGTCGCGGCGTCGAGCGCGCGGACGGTCCCGCTGTTGTCGGTGACGTACACCTCGCTGTCGCCGTCCCCGTCGCCGTCGCCGAACCCGCCGACGGCAGCGAGCGACCCGACGTCGCGGGACCACGCTATCTCACCACTGGCGCCGTCGACCGCGTAGACGCCGCCGTCGACCGTCGCGACCCAGAGTTCCAGCGCCGGGTCGTCGTCCGCCTGTCCCGCCGCGGCCCACGAGATACCGGGGTCGTCGCCGACGCCGGTCGTCCACGCGACGGAGACGGGCGATGCCGCGTCGTCTGTCGCACCGTCGCTTCCCGTCCCGGGCGAGAGGAGGGTGAGCGTCCCGTCGCGCTGGGCGACGAACACCTCGCGCCCCCCGTCGCCGTCGACGTCGGCGACGACCGGGCGTGCCCAGACGTAGTCGTCGAGCGCGTGCTGCCACTGTCGCTCGCCGCTCGCGCCGAACGCCGTCACGGTCCCGCGGACGTCGACGACGACCGTCTCGGGCGCGTCGCTCCCGCCGAGGTCGGCGACCACGGGACGGGTGTAGCCGTAGTCGTCGAGCGCGCTTCGTCGGAGCAAGTCCCCGTCGCGGCTGTAGACGCGGAGGTCATCCTCGGTGGTGGCGACGAGCACCTCCTGCTCCCCGTCGTCGTTCGCGTCGGCCACGGTGGGGTCGGCGACAGCGTGGATGGTACACTCGTCGACGGGCGCGCGCCACACCACCCCGCCGTCCGTACTGTGGAGCGCGACCAGTTCACAGCCCTCGGTCGTTCCCGGGCCGCTCAGCGGGGCGTACACCCGGCCGCCGGCGACCGCCGGAGCGTGGTGGTTTCCGCCGATCTCTCGACCCGTGTCGCTCACCCACAGCGGCGTCTCCGTCGCCGACCCGTCGGGGACGCCGAGTCCGGTCGCGCCGACGACGGCGACGAGGAGGCTCCCGGCGAGGAGGGCGACCGCCACCGCCCCGACCGTGCGGGTCGTCTCCGACGCCCCGAAGACACGACCGGCCACGAGGACGCCGACTCCCACGAGCGCGAGGCCGACCGCGACGCCGACCCAGGGGGAACGTCGACGAGCGGCGAGGTGCCCTGTGAGACGCCGCCGTGTGCGACTGCGGGGTGCGCGACGGCGCTCAGTGCGATGACGACGACCAGCAGCACACCGGCGAGTCGCCTCGCTGTCGTCGACGCTCGACCCCAGTCCATAGCGGTGAGTGGGGAAGAGGCGGTAAAACGGGGTCGATTCGGGCTCAGATCCAGCCGAGGTACGACAGCGACACGCCGACCTGTGCGACGCCGGCGACGACCATGACGAGCGCGGCGACGCGCTGGACGGTGTCGGTGTGTCGTGAGACGCTCCCGAGCGCGTCGCTTCCGACGGCCGAGAGGAGCGTCACGCCGAGGAGCGGGAGCGCGACCGAGACGGCGTAGACGCCGACGACGGCGACCGCCTGCTCCGTCGGGAGCGTGAGCGCCTGAGCGGCGACGCCGAAGACGACGGGGAGCACACAGCCGGCCGCGGCGACGGCGTACACGCCGCCGAAGAGGACGAACCCGGACGCCGACGCGCGGCGCTCGGGGAGCAGCAGGTGGACGCTGGGTGCCCGGCCGCTCAGGAGCGCGAGTCCGAAGACGATGAGGGCGACGCCGACCACCGGTTCGAGGAACGCGAGGTTCGAGACGACGCGCGTGCCGAACGCCACGAGCGCGCCACCGACGAGGCCGAGAACGGCGAGCGCACCGACCGTCGCGGCGGTACCGCGGACGACCGCGCCGCCGATATCGGCCTCTTCCCGGCTCAGGTAGTAGCCGACGTACCCCGGTAAGAGTGGGTACGCACACGGCGCAAAGAACGTCGCTAGCCCCGCGCTGAGCGCGAAGACGACGGTTCCGGAGAACGCCGAGGCCGGGGTCGCCTGGAGCAACGGCATCAGACGACGGCCGCGAGTTCCTCGCGGAGTTGCGACTCGCTGGCGACGCCTCTGTGGGTCCAGACGATTTTACCCGAGCGGTCGGCGAGGGCGAGATAGGGGAGGCCGCCCGCCCCGAGTTCGCTCATGAGTCGACTTTCGGGGTCGTGTCCGACCGTCCAGCGGCCGTCGTGGTCGGCCCACCACCGGCGGATGTCGTCCATCGTGAGCCCCCCGCCGATGCGCTCGTTCGTCACCGAGACGAACGCGACGCGGTCGCCGAACGACTCGTAGGCGGGGACGAGGCTCCGCATCTGCGCTTCACACGGGACACACCACGTCGCGAAGAGATCGACGAGCGTCGGTCGGTCGGGGACCGGAACGCGCTGCCGGCCGGCGGTCGACCCGCGGGCGTCGACGGTGTCGACGGTGACCGCATCACCCCTCTCGCCGAGGCCGTTGAACGCGACGTAACCCGCGCCGCCAGTCAGCGCGAGGCCGCCGACCGCGGCGATAGCCTGTCGGCGCTTCATCGACTCGTCCCCCCGTCAGCGGTGAAACCCATCGTTCGTAGCTCCTTACTCTCGTGATAACGTCCGTGCGGTGTTGTGTGTTCCGTCTGCGCACCGAGGGGGCGAATCCGGATCAGGACTGGGCGCGCTCGACGGCCGCCCGCACCGCGTCGAACGTCGCGGTCACCTCCTGGCCGTTCACGAACACCGTCGGGGTGCCCTGTACCCCCATATCGAGGCCGCGCTGGCGGTCGGCTTCGAGGACCGGCCGATACCGGCCGTTCTCCGCGGCCGCGCGGACGTCACAGCCGTCCGCGCCCACGTCGTTCGCCAGCGACTCGACGAGCGACATCGAGTACGACCCCTGGTTCTCGAAGAGCGACTTCGCGTACGCGAAGAACGTCTCGTCGTCGGTCGAATCCTGTACGGCGCGGGCGGCGCTCGCGGCCGCCCACGACCACTGCTGGCTCACCGGAATCGGGAGGTCGTGGTGCTCGTAGCGGACGTCGCCCCCGACGAGTTCGCTCTCAATCGAGGGGAACTCCTCTAAGTGGTACGTCTGACAGTGCGGACAGGAGAAGTCCTCGAACGACATGACCGTCACGCCGGCGTCGTCGGGACCGAGCGAGGGCGCCGGGAGCGATTCGACGGGCGAGCGTGCGGAGAGGTCGCAGTTCGAGTCGCCGCCGCCGGAACCGGTGACGGAGCCGAGACAGCCGGCCGTCGCGACGAGTGTCGCGCCGGTGCCGGCCAGGAGGGCACGTCGGGTCGTGTGCATACCCGACATGAAGCAGCAGGGATACTTAGGCGGCGTGGTAGGGGGCCAACACCGATTTGTACGCACCGACCCTCCCGGGAGACATGCCGACCGTCCGTTTCCGCGGCCGTGCGTTCGAGTGTGCCCACGGCGCCGTTCTCCGAGACGTCCTCCTCGCTGGCGACGAATCGCCGCACAACGGCGCGTCGGGAGTCGTAAACTGCCGCGGCCTCGGCTCCTGTGGCACGTGTGCGGTCGAGGTGTCGGGCCCGGTTTCCGACCGGACGCGCCGGGAGCGACTGCGACTGCGCGTCCCGCCGCACGACCCCGACTCGGGCCTCCGACTCGCCTGTCAAACGCGGGTCCACGGTGACGTCACGGTCGAGAAACGCGAGGGGTTCTGGGGCCAGCACGGTGCCGAGGGGCGCGACGGTCAGCCGTGAGAGTGCGGCGTGCTCAGTCGCCGTCCGCCCGACGCCACTCTTCGAGCGTGAACCGCTCGTACTCGGTCTCGGAGACGAGCGTCCACTCGGATTCGTCGAACTGCGGATAGTAGCTGTCTCCCTCGTACTCCCCGTGGACGCGGCTCAGGAACATCCGGTCCAGATGCGGCTGGAACAGGTCGTAGATGCCGGCCCCGCCGATGACGTACGCGGCGTCCGCACCTTCGGCGGCGGCGATGTCGATGGCCTCGTCGACGTCGGCCGCGTGGACGGCGCTGTCGACGTCGAACGACCGGGCCGAGCGGCTGAGGACGACCTGTGTCGCGCCGGGGAGGTCGTCGAGCATCGACTCGAACGTCCGCCGACCGAGGATGACCGGAGACCCGGAGATGCGTGCGCGGTACTGCTCTTTGTCGGCGGGGATGCTCGGCCACGGCAGTTCGCCATCCTTGCCGATGACGTGGTCGTCGGTGAGCGCGGCGACGGAGACGAGTTCCATACCGGAGATAGCCGCTGGTCGGGCCAAAGCCCTTCGCTCTCGACTCGCCCTGTATCCGTATCACCGAGTTTTTATCCGGGCCACGCAGAGGGTGGAGTATGAGCTTCGAGAAAGACGACACCGTCGTCCTGCACGACAAACACAGCGAGTTCGACGGCGAGGTCGGGACGGTGACGCAGGTCATGGAGACGATGTTCGGCGACGCGACGTACACGGTGAGCTTCGACGACGGCCAGGAGACGGGCGTCCCCGAGGACCAGCTCGAAGCGGCCGACGACGAAGACGAAGAGTAACCGTGGCTCGCGTCCCGTTCCACTACGTCGACCTGCGGGCGTTCTCCTACGAGACGGAGGACGAGGCGCGGGTCGAGGCGGCGCTTCGGACGTTCCTCCCCGAGGAGTTCGAGGTGGAGCGGGCAGAGAGCCGTGGGCATCACGGCGACCGTATCGTCGTCCGCTCGGCGCGCGTCGAACGGGCCGACGACGTCCGGCACGTCCTCGCACAGGTCGCGGCCGCCCCCGACTACGACCGCATCTTCGACGAACTCGACGATCGGATCACCGACAACTGCGAACTGTTCCTCCGCTTCGACAAGCAGGCGGCGTTCCGCGGCGAGGTCAGCCTCGGAAGCGGCATCACCTTCCGTGCGAAGGTCGAGGCGTACCCCGCCAAGCGTGAGGCGGCGCTGGAGAACGCCCGCGACGCGCTCGACGCTGTCCGCGACGAAACCGAGCACGGCCGCGACTGAAGCCGGCGCGTCGGTGGGGTGGGTTCTGGCGAACAGGTGACACTAACGAGAGCCACGAGGCGGTGTGTCACGCTACCGCGGAGCGCCCCGCGAACCGAATCAGGTCACGAGGCGGGGTGGCCACGTTCCGGGATATCAATCTTCGCCGCCTCCGCCGCTGCGTCCGGACGAGATGACACGCCGGTTCACGGAAGGTAGAGGGACGGACGAGGCGAAAACGGTTAGTTCGTCCGCGTTCATGATAGGTTTCGTGATAGACGCGGTGATCGGACTCCTCGACGGACTGTCGGCGTGGCAAGCGACGCTCGTCGTCCTCGCACTCTCGCTCGGCGGGGCGCTCATCGCCGAGATGGTCGTCATCCGCGGGGCCTCCCGCCTCGTGCGGCGGACGGACACCCAGTTCGACAACATCGTCGTCCGGAACATCCGGTGGCCGGTCGTCGTCTCCGTGGGTCTCGTTGGCATCTACGTGCTGACGCGAACCCCCGCCGTCGTCGAGAGTACGCTCATCACCGCCGAGCAGTTGGACACCTTCTTCGGGCGACCGTCGCTCGTCGTCATCATCGTCACGTGGGCGTGGGCGCTCAACAACCTCGTCACGGAGGCGGTCGAGGAGGTGAAAGAGCGGGGAAGCCGGTTCGACTTCGCGCCCGTCTTCTCGAACGTCTGGACGCTCGTCGTCGCCGTCGGCACCGTCGCCGCCCTCCTGCGGCTGTACAACATCGACATCACGCCCCTGCTCGGCGCGGCCGGCGTCGCCGGCATCGCCGTCGGGTTCGCCGCGAAGGACACCGTCGCCAACTTCTTCGGGGGCATCGCCCTCTATTTCGACGACACGTACAAGCTCGGCGACTACATCGTCCTCGACTCGGGGGAGGCCGGCACCGTCGTCGAGGTGGGCATCCGCTCGACCACGCTCATGACGCGCGACGAGGTGCTCGTGACGGTCCCCAACTCGGCGCTGAACGCCGCGAAAATCGTCAACGAGTCCGCCCCACAGCGCCGTCGACGTATCCGCGTCCCCATCGGCGTCGCCTACGGCACCGACCTCGACGAGTTCGAAGAACTCGTCGTCGGAATCGCCGAAGAGGAGTCGCTCGTCCTCGACTCGCCGAAGCCGCGGATGCGCTTCCGGCGGTTCGGCGACTCGGCGCTGGAGTACGAACTCCTCTGCTGGGTCGCGAGTCCGACCCGCCGCGCCCGCGCGACGCACGAACTCAACCGGACCATCTACACGGCACTCGCCGCCCGGGGTATCGAAATCCCGTACCCGAAGCGGGACCTCACGGTAACCAACGTTCCCGGGGAGGCGGACACCCCGGCAGGGCCGTCGTCACCGCTCGGTCGCGAGGAGAGCGGTGAGGCCGTCGAAGGCGTGCCGAACGAGACCGACGGCGTACCGAGCGAAACCGACGGCGGTCACGAGCACCACCGGTAACCGGAGAACGGTCAGGCGAGTTCGGCGAGCGCGAGGAGGACGCTGGGCGCGGCCACGAGCACCACCCCTACGACGATCAAGAGTGCGGGGAGCACCAGCAGTCCCGTCTCGGTGAACAGCCAGAGCCCGAGACCCGCGGCGATAGCGAGGAGGCCGACGACGCGGAGGAGCCAGACGACGACGCCCTCGAGTTCCGATTCGGCGACGAGTTCGGCGGCTTCGAGTGCTTCGTCCATCTCGCTCGTGACTGTCCGCTTCGCGGACTTAGTTCGTTTGGACTCCGCTCGGGACGACCGGGTCACGTTTCGAGGCGGGTGTGTCCCCCCGGTTACCGCACGTCCTCTACGTCCCCGTCGGCGTCGGCAACGCCCGCAGCGACCGCGGCGGGACGAGGTAGTTCCCCCGCCGGGTCACGAAGATGTACTCCAGAATTCCGTTGTTGACGCGCTGGCGAATCGTGGGGATGTCGGTGAGGTCGGCGCCGTTCATCGCCTCGCGGACCGCCTCGAACGACTCGATGTTTCGTTGGAGGGAGGGGAAGTGCAGGCTCGCCTCGCCGTCGTCGGTCGACTCGACGTGGCGTCTGAGGAGCAGCGGCTCTCCGTCGGCGTCCCGGTTGGCCCGTGCGGCCTTCTGGGCGTGGCCCACGCGGCCGAAGTTCCGCGCCTGCTCGCGGATGGTCTCGACCACCTCTTCGTCGACGCCGCTGAAGTCGCCGAGGTCGTTCCCGACGCCCTCGACGAGTCCCCGCTCGGCGTGCAGCGGCGAGAACATCTCCATCACCCGTTCTTCGAAGTCCTGCTCGCCGTACCAGTCGTCGAGTCGCTGGCGGATGGTCGCGAGATGTTTGGTCGTCCCGCCGGCGAACGGTCCCTCCTGGATGTTCACCGCCGATTCGGTCGCCTGGTTTCCCCGGAATCCGGCCTTGAACCCCATGAACAGCGGTGACTCCTCCGGAACGGGACCCCCGCTCGGGATGCCCTTCACCTCGCCCTGCCGTTCGGCGGGCATCCCCGCACCGATGAACCCCGTCCGTCGCAGGGTGACCGAGAACACCGCCGAAAGCGACGTCTCGACCTCGAGACCGTTCATCTCCTCTCGTTCGCCGAGGAGCGCCTGCTCGGCTTCGAGCAGGGCGTCCGGGCGGTCCGACGCCAGGTGCAGGAGGGCGTCCTGTGTGTCGAACTCCGGCGTCTCGAACGAGGAGAGTCGGCGCGGGTCGGGCAACGGATACGCCAGGTCGGCGTCGAACCGTCCGAAGTACGCGGGGGTGTACGCGAGCGAGGAGAGGAGGCCGGCGTGGCTCCACTGGTAGGCGCGGTCGAGCGTCCCCATCGCCGACTCGACGGCCGCGCGGTCGTCCTCGGTCGGGGGGCCGTCGCCGTCGAGCGCGAGCGAGAGGAACACGTGGTGTGGCGGGAGTTCGTGGTTGCCGGCATCGTCGGTGTTCAGGAAGTCGTTCCAGCGGTGCTGTCCCTCGGGCAATTCCGCGGACGGGCTCCCGCGGGGCACGGGCTCTTCGGCCTCGCTGAGGCAGGCCGAGAGCGCCGTCGCCCCGCCCGTCGCCACCGCGAGTTTCAGCGCGTCCCGCCGGGACAGGTCGCGGTCGAACACGCGGACAGTTGGGAAGGGCAGGATAAACCGTTGTCGCCGATTTTCACGCCCCGAGGAGGAGACAAGCGTCTTTACTCGGTGGCTCGTAACCACGGCCGATGAACAGACGTTCGTTTCTCGCGAGCGGCACCGCGCTCGGCGCGGTTGCGACGGCTGGCTGTCTGGGAGCCGTCGGGTTCGGCGACTCGAACCCGAACGTCGCGCTCGGCGCGCCCGACCGAACCGCCGACGTGTCGAGCGAGGACCTCCCGTACCCCGCCTGGGGCCAGCGCGTCCCCGACGTGACCCTCCCCGCCCCGCTCTCGGGGCAGGACGTCTCGTTCCGCGGCGTCGACCGCCCCTTCCTGACGACGTTCGTCTTCACGAACTGCATGACGGCCTGCCCGGTGTTGCTCTCGACGCTCCGGGAAGTGCAGGTCCACTCGGTTCAGGAGGGGTACGCCGACGAGGTGGCCTTCTACCCGATGACGTTCGACCCCGCGCGGGACGACGCCGAGGCGCTCCGTGCCGAACTCGAACAGTTCAACGTCGATTCTTCAGTGGAGAACTGGCAGTTCCTCCGCCCCGAAACCGAAGAGAGAGCGAAGGAGGTAATCACCGACCAGTTCGGCGTCACCTTCCAGAAAGAGGAGGTCGAAGACGGACCGTACATGTTCGTCCACCTCAGCCTGATCATCCTCGTAAACGCCGACGGCTACGTCGAGCGCGCGTACCGCGGTCAGCAGACGGACGAAGGGCAGGTCATCGCGGACCTCCGGAAGGTGCGGAACGCATGAGCGGGATGAACCGCCGCCGCTTCCTCGGCGCCGTCGGTGCCGCGGGCGTCGCCGGCCTCGCGGGCTGTGCGGGCTTTTCGACCACGACGTACAGTTCCGAACCGCCGCTGGTCGAGAACCCGCCCGACGGCGTCTACGTACCGTCACACATCGAGGGGATGGAGATGGTCGGGATGGGCATGGCGGGCGACGCGCGGGTGGCCGTCACCTACAGCTATCCGCACCGGTTCTGGACCGTCGAACAGAACGGGCAGGAGTTCACGACCCAGCGGGTCGACATCGCCGACGACGACGCGGTCCACCTGATGGCGAGCGTGTGGGACCCCGAGACCGGCGTCGTCCTCCCGAACACGGGGCTGTCGATGGAAATCCGCACCGACGCTGGCCTCGTGAGCCAGGAGGTCGTCTACCCCATGCTCTCCCAGCAGATGGGCTTTCACTACGGCGCGAACTTTCCCCTGGACGGAAACGACGTCTACGACGTCACCGTCAGCGTCGGCGCGCCCAGCGTGGAGCGGTTCGGATCGCTCGCGAATCGCTTCACCCAACCGGCGACCGCGACCGTCTCCTTCGACTACCGCGAGGGTGCCCGCAACGAGATCGAGTACACCGTGTTCGAGGAGTCCCGTCGGGGCCAGCGCGACGCCGTCGCCCCGATGTCGATGGAGATGATGCCGGTCGGACGGGTCCCCGACTCGGTCCCGGGAACCGCGCTCGGCGAGGCGACCGTCGGCGACCTCGTCCTCCGCGGTCACGTCGTCGACGCGGAGCGGTTCGGCGACGACCCGTACCTCGTAGTCACCGCCGCGACGCCGTACAACGACCTCGTCGTCCCGGGAATGGCGCTCTCGGCTCGCGTCCCCGGCGACGGCCGCGCGGCGTTCTCGGGGGGCCTCGACCCCGCGCTCGACCCCGACCTCGGCTTCCACTACGGCGCGCCCGTCTCCGTCTCCGGCGGCGTCGACGCGGTCGAACTCACCGTCGAGATTCCACCCCAGGTCGCCCGACACGAGGGGTACGAGACGGCCTTCCTCGAAACCGGCACGGTGACACTCTCGGCCTAACGGACGGACGACAACCCTTTCGTCCGTCCGCCGACTTTCCTCCCCCAATGGGTTCCGAACGCCGCGACCGGGTCGTCCTCGCCCTCGTGGTCTGGAGCGTCCTCGTCTCGCAGGTGCTCCTCTACCCGGGACTGGCGGACCTCGTACCCGTCCTCGGGGGAACGGGTCTCGACGCGGCCACCGCCTTCCTCGTCGCCGAGGTGGCGGCGTTCGTCGCATGCGCCTCGGTCTGGGGCGCGCTCTCGGACGCGACCGGCCACCGGATTCGATGGGTCGTCGTCGGGGCGGTCGGCGGGGCCGCCTCGTATCTCCTCCTCGCCTCTCTCCCCGCGCTCGGTGTCGGCTTCGGGGGCGCGCTCGTCGTCCGCGTCGTCGGCGGCGCGTTCACCATCGGGGCGTTCTCGCTGGCCGTGACGACGCTCGCCGACCTGGGGGGCGGAAACGGCCGGAACATGGGCGCGGCGGGTCTCGCCATCGGCCTCGGTGCCGCGCTCGGCGCCGTCGTCGGCGGGCGGCTTTCCACCGTGGACCCCTCGCCCCCGTCGTCGCCGCCGCGGGACTGCTCCTCGTCGTCGCCCTCCTCTCCCTGACGGTGACCGACCGCGCGCCCAGAGGGCGGAAACTCGGCGTCGGCGCCATCGTTCGCGGCCTCCGCGCCCGACCGGCGCTCGCCGTCCCCTACGCGTTCGGCTTCGTCGACCGCCTCACCGCCGGCTTCTTCGCGCTCGTCGGCGTCTTCTACTTCCGGACCCGGTTCGGCCTCGACGCCGCCGGCGCCGGCGTGGTGCTCGCGCTCTTCTTCCTCCCCTTCGCCCTCCTGCAGTACCCGCTCGGCGTCGTCTCCGACCGGATCGGTCGTTTCTATCCCGTCGTCGTCGGCTCCGTCGCCTACGGCGTCGCCATCGTCGGCGTCGGCCTCGCGCCGTCGCTCGTCTCGGCCGCGGGGCTGATGGTCGTCGTCGGCGTCTTCGGCGCGCTCGTCGCTCCCGCGACGATGGCGCTGGCGACGGACGTCGTCCCGGACGACGAACGCGGCGTCGCTCTCGGCGGCTTCAACGTCGCCGGCTCCTTGGGCTTCCTCACGGGCTTTCTCGTCGGCGGCCTCTCCGCCGAGTCGCTCGGCTTCCTCCCTGCCTTTCTCATCGTCGGCGGGATGGAGGTCGGTATCGCCATCGTCGCGCTCCGGGCCGTCCGGGCGCTGAAACCGTTCGAGCGCGAGCGGGGGGCGGTGGACGACTAGCGGCCGCCCCGTGACTCGCGTCTCTGGACGGCTGGCGAACGCTTTTGTCCACGCCGCGGGTCGAACGACCCGATGACCGACCTCTTCGGTCGCGCCGTCGCCGACCACTACCACGACCGACGGACGGCCCCGCTCCTCGTGCGCGACGGCGACGCGACTCGCGAGCACCCCATCGAGTCGTTCTACTTCGAGCCGTTCGATTCGAAGACTCAGGCCGGTCGCTGGCTGTCGTCGTGGGTCCGTGGGCCGCTCCTCGACGTCGGCGCGGGCGCCGGGCGGCACGCGCTCGTCTATCAGGAGGAGATGGAAACGGTCGCCGTCGACGTGAGCGACGCGCTGGTCGAGGTGATGGCCGACCGCGGCGTCCGAGACGCCCGCGTGGTCGACATGTTCGCGCTCCGCGAGACGTTCGACCGCGACCGGTTCGGATCGGCGCTCGCCGTCGGGACTCAGGTCGGGTTGGCGGGGTCGATGCAGGGGCTCCGGCGGTGGCTCGGCGACCTCGCGTTCGTGACCGACGCCGACGCGACGGCCGTCGTCGACGGCTACGACCCGGCCCACGAGGCGAGCGACGACCTGCTCGGCTACCGTCCGGACCCGACCAGCGGACTCGCCCACCGCGTCTTCCACTTCGCGTACGAGGGCGAGATGAGCGCGACGCTCCACTTCAGGCTGTTCGGCCCGACCGACTCCGCGAGGCGACGGTCGGGACCGGGTGGGTCGTCGAGGAGGTGCGACGGGGCGACGAGAGCACGTCGTACTACCGTGCGGCGCTGAGAAAGGAGTGAGCGGTCAGGCGAGGTGAGGCCGTCTCACTCGTGGCCCGACACTCTCACCGGTTCGTAGGGCGCTTCGAGCCACTCGACGTCCGAATCCGAGAGCGAAATGTCGACCGCCTCGACCGCGTCTTCGAGGTGTTCGACGCTCGTCGTGCCGACGATTGGCGCGTCGACCCACTCCTTGTGGAGGAGCCACGACAGGGCGATCTGTGCCATCTTCACGTCCTTCTCGTCCGCCAACTCCTGCACCCGCTCGTTCACCTCTCTGCCCCCGCCCTCGAAGTAGGGGTGCTCGCGGGCGTAGTCGTCGCTCTCGCCCCGCACCGTCGCGTCGAACTCCTCGTGGGGACGGGCGAGATATCCGCGCGCGAGCGGCGACCACGGGATGACTCCGACGTTCTCC
Proteins encoded:
- a CDS encoding SCO family protein; amino-acid sequence: MNRRSFLASGTALGAVATAGCLGAVGFGDSNPNVALGAPDRTADVSSEDLPYPAWGQRVPDVTLPAPLSGQDVSFRGVDRPFLTTFVFTNCMTACPVLLSTLREVQVHSVQEGYADEVAFYPMTFDPARDDAEALRAELEQFNVDSSVENWQFLRPETEERAKEVITDQFGVTFQKEEVEDGPYMFVHLSLIILVNADGYVERAYRGQQTDEGQVIADLRKVRNA
- a CDS encoding iron transporter, producing MNRRRFLGAVGAAGVAGLAGCAGFSTTTYSSEPPLVENPPDGVYVPSHIEGMEMVGMGMAGDARVAVTYSYPHRFWTVEQNGQEFTTQRVDIADDDAVHLMASVWDPETGVVLPNTGLSMEIRTDAGLVSQEVVYPMLSQQMGFHYGANFPLDGNDVYDVTVSVGAPSVERFGSLANRFTQPATATVSFDYREGARNEIEYTVFEESRRGQRDAVAPMSMEMMPVGRVPDSVPGTALGEATVGDLVLRGHVVDAERFGDDPYLVVTAATPYNDLVVPGMALSARVPGDGRAAFSGGLDPALDPDLGFHYGAPVSVSGGVDAVELTVEIPPQVARHEGYETAFLETGTVTLSA